Within the Oculatellaceae cyanobacterium genome, the region GAAGCTACACCTACAGGGCAGTTATTAGTGTGGCAAATCCGCGCCATAATGCAGCCTTCAGCAATCATGGCGATCGAACCGAAGCCGAACTCCTCAGCGCCCATTAAAGCGCCTATGAGGACATCCCAGCCACTCTTAAGACCACCATCAACCCGTAGGATAACGCGATCGCGCAAGTTATTTTCCATCAACACCCGATGCACCTCAGTTAACCCTAATTCCCAAGGTGAACCAGCGTGTTTAATCGAACTTAAGGGAGATGCGCCAGTCCCGCCATCGTGACCAGAAACTTGGATAATATCCGCATTAGCCTTAGCTACACCCGCAGCAATTGTACCAATCCCAACTTCCGCCACCAACTTCACCGAAACCTGTGCTTTCGGGTTAATTTGGTGCAAGTCAAAAATCAATTGCGCTAAATCTTCAATCGAATAAATATCGTGGTGCGGTGGAGGTGAAATTAATGTCACCCCTGGCTTAGAACGGCGCAGCATCGCAATATAAGGGCTAACCTTCTTCCCAGGTAATTGACCGCCTTCTCCAGGTTTCGCACCTTGAGCCATTTTAATTTCAATTTGTTTAGCACTCATCAGGTATTCTGGCGTTACACCAAAACGACCCGATGCTACTTGCTTGATTGCACTAGAAGCAGTATCGCCATTACGCAACCCTTTCAAGTGAGGTAATGTTGCAGAATTACCATTCTCATCAACATCATCCAACACCTTAAAGCGAACTGGATCTTCGCCACCTTCCCCAGAATTAGATCTACCACCAATTCGGTTCATCGCGATCGCTAATACCTCATGCGCCTCCCGTGATAGCGCACCTAACGACATCCCACCAGTACAGAACCGCTTGACAATATCCGCAACCGATTCTACTTCCTCAAGGGGTACAGCAGAGCGATCGCTCTTAAAATCCAACAAATCGCGCAGCGCGGTAACTGGACGACCTGCCAAATGTTGCTTATAAACCTCATAGTGGTTGTATTCCGACTTCGCCACCGCCTTATGCAGTGCTTTCGCCAATTCAGGGCTATTCATGTGATACTCGCCACCAGGACGGTATTGCACAAAGCCCAAATTTTCCAACTTCTTAATATTGATTTCAGGGAAAGCACGCTGATGAACAGAAATCACCTCTTGGGCTAAATCTTCTAAACTTAAGCCACCCAAGCGCGAAGCCGTACCTTTAAAGCCCAAAGCTAACAAATCTCCACCAATACCAATTGCCTCAAAAATTTGGGCAGCTTGGTAAGAAGATAATAGCGAAATCCCCATCTTGGAGAGGATTTTTAACAAACCTTCCTCTACAGCCTTGCGGTAATTAGCCTGAGCTTTTTCTACAGTCAAAGCAGGAATTTTGCCTCTTTCCATCAGCGCCTGAGTCTTAGAATCAGACCACCAATGGCGCACACTTTCTAGTGCTAGATATGGACAAACCGCAGACGCACCATAGCCGATTAAACAAGCGAAGTGGTGAGTACTCCAGCATTGAGCCGTATCCACAACTAAAGAAGCCTTGCAGCGTAATCCTTGCTTAATCAAGTGGTGGTGAACAGCACCGACTGCGAGTAATGGCGGAATATAGCTTAATTCAGCACCTACTGTACCATTAGTGCGATCGCTCAGAATCAAAACTTTCTTACCACCACGTACCGCATCAACCGCCTCTTGACACAAACGACTTACCGCCGCTTCTAATCCCTTCGGGCCTTGCGCGATTTCAAACAAAGTAGACAAATAGGCTGTCTCAAAACCCAACTCCTGAATCTTAGCTAACTCCCCATCATTCAAAACAGGCGTTTCCAACTTCAGCAACCGCGCATACTCTGGCTTCGCTTCTAGCAAATTACCACGTTCACCCAACTCCATACTCAAAGACATCACCAACTTTTCCCGCAACGGGTCAATAGGTGGGTTAGTCACCTGAGCAAAACGTTGTTTGAAATAGTCATATAAAATATGGGGTTTTTCCGACAACACCGCCAAAGGAATATCATCACCCATACAGAAAGTAGGTTCCTTTCCTTGAACCGCCATTTCCTGGATAATCATATCCACATCTTCAGATGTGTAGCCAAAAGCAGTTTGCTGACGCAATAAAGTTACTGTATCCAACTGGTTAGCGTCAGGAAAAAGTTGATTTTCTAAATTTTGGCGATACTCTTGCAGCCACGCCCCATAAGGATTTGCCTTAGCAACACGCTGCTTAATTTCCCAATTCTTCAAAACTTCATGGCTTTCCAAGTCCACAGCAATCATTTGCCCTGGCCCCAACCTGCCCTTTTCTAAAATTTCAGATTCCGGCAAGTCCACCACACCAGCTTCCGAACCCACCACCACATAGCCATCTTTAGTAATGCAATAACGCGCAGGTCGCAAGCCATTACGGTCAAGAGTCGCCCCTACTTTCTTCCCATCACTAAATACCAGTAAAGCAGGGCCATCCCAAGCCTCTTGAATACCGCTATAGTATTCATAAAAATCCACAATTTCGGGATAATTCGCTAAATCCGGTTGATTCTTATAAGCTTCTGGAACCATAATCATGATTGATTCCAGTGGGCTACGTCCAGAGCGCACCAATAACTCAAATACATTATCTAGTGTCGCTGAATCACTATTATCAGGATTCAAAATCGGCTTCAATTGATTTAAACGACCTTCCCAAGACGGATGATCTAAATCTGCCTCCCGTGCCATCGTCCAGTTAATATTGCCCAACAGTGTATTAATCTCACCGTTATGTCCCAACAAACGCATTGGTTGAGCTAACGGCCACTTCGGCAGCGTATTTGTACTAAAGCGACGGTGA harbors:
- the gltB gene encoding glutamate synthase large subunit translates to MNNGSLNNNTQPNLLNQGEAPYGGQRWLVEERDACGVGFIASCAGVATHKLIEQALSALSCMEHRGGCSADQDSGDGAGLMTAIPWELLSQWFEQKNLTMPATDKIGVGMVFLPPDATKQSATRRIVEEVLATENLQLLGWREVPVKPEILGVQALENQPKIEQLLVVSPDKTGDELERHLYVVRCLISKALEAEKNLNFKRSDDFYICSFSNRTIIYKGMVRSVVLGDFYTDLKNPAYQSAFGIYHRRFSTNTLPKWPLAQPMRLLGHNGEINTLLGNINWTMAREADLDHPSWEGRLNQLKPILNPDNSDSATLDNVFELLVRSGRSPLESIMIMVPEAYKNQPDLANYPEIVDFYEYYSGIQEAWDGPALLVFSDGKKVGATLDRNGLRPARYCITKDGYVVVGSEAGVVDLPESEILEKGRLGPGQMIAVDLESHEVLKNWEIKQRVAKANPYGAWLQEYRQNLENQLFPDANQLDTVTLLRQQTAFGYTSEDVDMIIQEMAVQGKEPTFCMGDDIPLAVLSEKPHILYDYFKQRFAQVTNPPIDPLREKLVMSLSMELGERGNLLEAKPEYARLLKLETPVLNDGELAKIQELGFETAYLSTLFEIAQGPKGLEAAVSRLCQEAVDAVRGGKKVLILSDRTNGTVGAELSYIPPLLAVGAVHHHLIKQGLRCKASLVVDTAQCWSTHHFACLIGYGASAVCPYLALESVRHWWSDSKTQALMERGKIPALTVEKAQANYRKAVEEGLLKILSKMGISLLSSYQAAQIFEAIGIGGDLLALGFKGTASRLGGLSLEDLAQEVISVHQRAFPEINIKKLENLGFVQYRPGGEYHMNSPELAKALHKAVAKSEYNHYEVYKQHLAGRPVTALRDLLDFKSDRSAVPLEEVESVADIVKRFCTGGMSLGALSREAHEVLAIAMNRIGGRSNSGEGGEDPVRFKVLDDVDENGNSATLPHLKGLRNGDTASSAIKQVASGRFGVTPEYLMSAKQIEIKMAQGAKPGEGGQLPGKKVSPYIAMLRRSKPGVTLISPPPHHDIYSIEDLAQLIFDLHQINPKAQVSVKLVAEVGIGTIAAGVAKANADIIQVSGHDGGTGASPLSSIKHAGSPWELGLTEVHRVLMENNLRDRVILRVDGGLKSGWDVLIGALMGAEEFGFGSIAMIAEGCIMARICHTNNCPVGVASQREDLRKRFSGIPEHVVNFFYFVAEEVRSLLAHLGYRSLNEIVGRADLLTVRADKQLAKTQSLNLDCITKLPDTRDDRSWLNHEAVHSNGAVLDDQILNDPQIQAAIREHGSVAKTIAIVNTDRSVGARVAGAIASVHGNSGFEGQIILNFTGSAGQSFGAFNLPRMTLKLEGEANDYVGKGMHGGEIIIKPPADATYQASEQVIVGNTCLYGATGGTLFANGKAGERFAVRNSKGQAVIEGAGDHCCEYMTGGVIVVLGNVGRNVGAGMTGGLAYFLDEDDSFAAKVNPEIVKIQRVTAPVGEQQLKELISTHAEHSGSEKAKLILDNWSEYLPKFWQVVPPSEADSPEANAEAATEKVAVKA